The following are from one region of the Segatella oris genome:
- a CDS encoding 4Fe-4S binding protein, with protein sequence MAYVIGNDCIACGTCIDECPAGAISEGDIYSINPEACTECGTCADVCPNEAISLPE encoded by the coding sequence ATGGCTTACGTAATTGGTAACGACTGCATCGCATGCGGTACATGTATTGATGAGTGTCCGGCAGGCGCAATTTCAGAAGGTGATATCTACTCAATCAACCCTGAAGCTTGCACAGAATGTGGCACATGTGCTGATGTTTGCCCTAATGAGGCAATCAGTCTTCCCGAATAA
- a CDS encoding pectinesterase family protein, with the protein MMKIKNCLSVMMLCMFSAFGLQAAWAQAPAFPGAEGHGRYVTGGRGGEIIHVTNLNNAGTGSLRAAVSGNKKKTIVFDVGGVIPLASDLNIGQNTTILGQTAPYPGITIRYYTVRPGSNNIIRFIRFRRGQERDVNDGADAIWNNHLTGVIIDHCSMSWSIDELASFYDNNNFTMQWCMLGEALTNAGHDKGAHGYGGIWGGKLASFHHNYIGSVDNRAPRFNGARYRWNGYTDNLQYASHRWSNTVMAENVDFRNCVLYNWGSGNGCYGGPGGGQINIINNYYKAGPATKNTKRVTEISVGSNGNSTEGDMIGMTSRYFIQGNYVEAAGPQAQNYDWKGVAFDNGVQTIDAQPYTLDAGNYYQDAAHKTYNGKPYVAIMLTTPITTGAVTTHKATKAYEKVLAFAGASLFRDTVDVRYNQEANHGTATYTGSKTGRPGIIDVVKDVDGYTEKNFPTGKRSADFDRDNDGLPDAWEQANGLNPNDATDALTSSLDPKGYYTNLEVYANSLVEDLVKKKNQDAETSVDEYYPACNKAAGLDYYNGRTVKLVDPKDPSGPIVGVEKTLYSTDFSDWTSAKASATASTVSLQTRYSHEELNFTLIDTEVSSTNKNTAKFPKWTGGYLMASKTPTPMVTTSALKNITKVHFKHGATGSKRGWKLEAKGSGDKDWVTLSSSEANPSSGADVDVEVNKINCCLRFTNLTTNQNAYLFELAIYGKVDQSSTPVLASFKANGKVYQAATLFKEQADGSQRATIELSKTQSMIGESNPLTDVIAENGTIEHIAYATTDKGCRVTIKVSAEGKNMNYVVDFIWKSNITLTYYNTDGSVIGKQQIEKDAPITAFSYHASNVTVGKGKVFRGWFAAASGAHNRKMSINDKVSSNTALYAVATEKEVQSTSKRYIFDLTDSYFYDEDHEAFNSKGPAKHHDGQHGWAFGASDDVELLVGGDAYIFLKGCIYSSGNLIIKDSKGKQLASLPAKAATDGAVISYEYQGNADVLHLCFDNNVYLHAITIANTKTNPVVQNEAGYYVVKAGDAASLLNTLLIANAKAGSHRTKIFIPNGVYDLGETVLTPINGNNISLIGASAEKTIIRNKPCVANEGIATTATFLITGNNTYFQDLTIENALDYYSSGAAGRAVTIQDKGNRTICKHVNLRSYQDTYYSNGNGQYYFEGGEIHGTVDYVCGSGDVFFNKVNFMNEPRSLNNGGTDVIAAPYPAENNHFGYVMRDCKITNLNREGYSLGRSWGGKSKLAWIGTTMNEQPLNEGNSIKRFTLNGMNIAAYQFKEYASKDEQGNILTPQKNVVTFTHSTGNYTYNTTMSADSAALFTLDKVFPDWQPADLTAQATSPDVKLNGKTLSWTASSTVAPNPWYAVFKDNELLTITQSLQYTLKDVANGAIYSVRTANAMGGFSEPTSSSGTTNLRNLSVNDKEVVRTNYFRPDGTACNAQTQGMVVVVQAFADGSVKACKRIVR; encoded by the coding sequence ATGATGAAAATCAAAAACTGTTTGAGTGTGATGATGCTCTGCATGTTCAGTGCTTTCGGCCTGCAAGCAGCATGGGCACAGGCTCCCGCTTTCCCCGGAGCAGAAGGCCACGGACGTTATGTTACGGGCGGCCGAGGCGGAGAAATCATCCATGTTACTAATCTCAACAATGCCGGAACGGGTTCACTTCGTGCCGCAGTAAGCGGAAACAAGAAGAAAACCATAGTCTTTGATGTGGGCGGAGTCATTCCTTTGGCCTCCGATCTCAACATCGGTCAGAACACAACTATCCTCGGACAGACAGCCCCCTACCCTGGAATTACAATCCGATATTATACAGTTCGCCCGGGTTCAAACAACATCATACGCTTCATTCGCTTTCGCCGTGGACAGGAACGAGACGTGAACGACGGTGCCGATGCCATTTGGAACAACCACCTCACAGGTGTCATCATCGACCATTGCTCGATGAGTTGGAGCATTGACGAACTCGCTTCGTTCTACGACAACAATAACTTCACGATGCAATGGTGCATGCTCGGCGAGGCTTTGACCAATGCCGGACATGACAAGGGAGCGCATGGTTACGGCGGCATCTGGGGCGGAAAGTTGGCCAGTTTCCACCATAATTATATAGGAAGTGTAGACAACCGGGCACCTCGTTTCAATGGAGCACGCTACCGTTGGAACGGATATACGGATAATCTTCAATACGCTTCACACCGCTGGAGCAATACAGTGATGGCTGAAAATGTAGACTTTCGCAACTGCGTTCTCTATAACTGGGGAAGCGGAAATGGCTGTTATGGTGGGCCAGGTGGCGGTCAAATCAACATCATCAACAACTATTATAAGGCCGGCCCTGCTACAAAAAACACGAAAAGAGTAACCGAAATCAGCGTCGGTTCTAATGGAAATTCAACCGAAGGCGACATGATTGGCATGACAAGCCGTTACTTCATTCAGGGAAACTACGTTGAAGCAGCAGGCCCACAAGCACAGAATTACGACTGGAAAGGCGTTGCTTTCGACAATGGGGTGCAGACGATTGACGCGCAACCCTACACGCTCGATGCCGGCAACTATTATCAAGACGCTGCCCACAAAACCTATAATGGGAAACCATATGTTGCCATCATGCTGACAACACCTATTACGACAGGCGCTGTCACCACGCACAAAGCCACGAAAGCCTATGAGAAAGTGCTGGCCTTTGCAGGCGCTTCGCTCTTTCGCGACACGGTAGACGTGCGGTATAATCAGGAGGCTAACCATGGAACGGCTACTTATACAGGCAGTAAAACAGGCAGACCCGGCATTATAGATGTCGTGAAAGATGTTGACGGTTACACGGAGAAAAACTTCCCAACAGGTAAGCGATCGGCCGACTTCGACCGTGACAATGACGGGCTGCCCGATGCTTGGGAGCAGGCAAACGGACTCAATCCGAACGATGCTACCGATGCCCTTACAAGCTCGCTTGACCCGAAAGGCTATTACACTAACCTTGAAGTCTATGCCAACAGCTTGGTAGAAGACCTTGTGAAAAAGAAGAACCAAGATGCCGAAACGAGCGTCGATGAATATTATCCTGCCTGCAACAAGGCTGCGGGACTTGACTACTACAATGGTAGAACGGTGAAACTTGTCGACCCAAAAGACCCTTCCGGGCCGATTGTCGGCGTTGAAAAGACACTCTATTCAACTGATTTTTCTGACTGGACGAGTGCTAAAGCCTCTGCAACGGCAAGCACAGTAAGCCTCCAGACACGTTATAGTCATGAGGAATTAAACTTCACTCTCATTGATACAGAGGTCAGTTCGACCAACAAGAACACTGCTAAATTCCCGAAATGGACAGGTGGTTATCTCATGGCTTCAAAGACTCCGACGCCTATGGTGACCACTTCTGCATTGAAAAACATCACGAAAGTGCATTTCAAACACGGTGCAACGGGAAGCAAACGTGGCTGGAAACTCGAAGCAAAAGGTAGCGGAGACAAGGATTGGGTCACGCTGAGCAGTAGTGAAGCCAACCCTTCATCAGGTGCCGATGTAGATGTAGAGGTGAACAAAATCAATTGTTGTTTGCGCTTCACCAACCTCACGACAAATCAGAATGCCTATCTCTTTGAACTCGCTATCTATGGCAAAGTAGATCAGAGTTCAACGCCAGTTCTGGCATCGTTCAAAGCCAACGGCAAGGTATATCAGGCTGCTACACTGTTCAAAGAGCAAGCCGACGGCAGCCAAAGAGCCACGATTGAACTCTCGAAAACGCAGTCCATGATTGGCGAAAGCAATCCGCTGACCGATGTTATTGCCGAGAACGGCACGATAGAACATATTGCCTATGCAACAACAGACAAGGGATGTCGCGTCACAATAAAGGTCAGCGCGGAGGGTAAGAACATGAACTATGTGGTTGATTTTATCTGGAAATCAAACATCACGCTTACTTATTACAACACCGACGGCAGTGTTATTGGGAAACAACAGATAGAGAAAGATGCCCCTATCACAGCCTTTTCATATCATGCTTCAAATGTAACCGTGGGCAAAGGAAAGGTGTTTCGTGGCTGGTTTGCTGCTGCATCAGGCGCTCACAACCGTAAGATGAGCATAAATGACAAGGTTAGTTCAAACACTGCTCTCTATGCTGTTGCCACGGAAAAAGAAGTTCAAAGCACCAGCAAACGATACATCTTTGACCTCACCGATAGCTATTTCTACGATGAAGATCACGAAGCTTTCAACAGCAAAGGCCCTGCAAAGCATCATGACGGGCAGCATGGTTGGGCCTTTGGAGCATCAGATGATGTTGAATTATTAGTGGGTGGAGACGCTTACATCTTTCTGAAAGGCTGCATTTATTCATCGGGTAATCTCATCATTAAAGACAGTAAAGGAAAGCAATTGGCATCACTGCCGGCAAAAGCTGCCACAGACGGTGCTGTCATCAGCTATGAATATCAAGGCAATGCAGATGTACTTCATCTGTGTTTTGACAATAACGTCTACCTCCATGCTATCACTATTGCAAACACCAAGACTAATCCTGTCGTACAGAATGAGGCGGGATATTATGTCGTTAAGGCCGGAGATGCAGCAAGTTTGCTGAATACTTTACTCATTGCCAATGCCAAAGCAGGCAGTCACCGCACTAAGATTTTCATTCCAAATGGGGTTTATGACCTCGGCGAAACGGTGCTTACACCTATCAACGGCAATAACATTTCGCTCATAGGTGCCAGTGCTGAAAAGACGATCATCCGTAACAAACCATGCGTCGCCAATGAAGGCATTGCCACAACTGCCACATTTCTCATCACGGGAAACAACACTTACTTTCAGGATCTGACCATAGAGAATGCACTTGACTACTATAGCAGCGGTGCAGCCGGACGTGCTGTCACCATTCAAGACAAGGGAAACCGCACCATTTGCAAACATGTAAATCTGCGCTCATATCAGGATACTTATTACAGCAATGGCAACGGACAGTATTACTTCGAGGGTGGAGAGATTCACGGAACTGTGGATTATGTCTGCGGAAGTGGCGATGTTTTCTTCAATAAAGTGAACTTCATGAACGAACCACGCAGCCTGAACAATGGCGGAACCGACGTCATTGCAGCCCCCTACCCTGCTGAAAACAACCATTTTGGCTACGTGATGCGCGACTGCAAAATCACCAATCTGAACAGAGAAGGCTACTCACTTGGCCGCAGCTGGGGAGGCAAATCGAAACTTGCCTGGATAGGAACAACGATGAATGAACAGCCCCTCAATGAAGGCAACAGCATCAAACGCTTCACGCTCAACGGTATGAACATTGCCGCTTATCAGTTCAAGGAGTACGCCTCTAAAGACGAACAAGGTAACATTCTGACACCACAGAAGAATGTTGTAACCTTCACTCACAGCACAGGGAACTACACTTACAACACTACAATGAGTGCAGATTCAGCGGCATTGTTCACACTTGACAAGGTGTTTCCCGACTGGCAACCGGCCGACCTGACTGCACAGGCGACCTCACCTGATGTGAAACTGAATGGGAAAACACTGTCGTGGACAGCTTCTTCAACGGTAGCACCCAACCCATGGTATGCTGTTTTCAAAGACAATGAACTCCTCACAATCACCCAATCACTGCAATATACGCTCAAAGATGTAGCGAACGGGGCAATCTATTCTGTGCGGACAGCCAACGCCATGGGTGGTTTCAGTGAACCAACTTCATCATCTGGCACCACCAATCTGCGCAACCTGTCAGTCAATGACAAAGAAGTCGTCCGCACCAACTACTTTCGTCCCGATGGAACGGCATGCAATGCGCAGACTCAAGGCATGGTAGTCGTTGTGCAAGCCTTTGCCGATGGGAGCGTGAAAGCCTGCAAAAGGATTGTAAGATAA
- the trxA gene encoding thioredoxin codes for MKRKIIFMALAATIGLSACSQNKSGKTPTETKQNNQKQVKEKKMKVTELTADVFKKQVMDYEKHPNEWVFEGERPAVIDFYATWCGPCKATAPVIDELAGVYDGKVDFYKVDVDKQEELAALFGVRSIPTLLFVPKTGKPNMQVGAMNRQQLEDAIKSTLLK; via the coding sequence ATGAAAAGAAAGATAATCTTCATGGCCTTGGCTGCTACAATCGGCCTGAGTGCATGCTCACAAAACAAGAGTGGCAAGACGCCTACAGAGACAAAGCAAAATAATCAAAAACAAGTAAAGGAGAAAAAGATGAAAGTAACAGAGCTGACAGCAGATGTATTTAAGAAGCAAGTGATGGACTATGAGAAGCATCCTAACGAGTGGGTGTTCGAAGGTGAACGTCCTGCGGTGATTGATTTCTATGCCACCTGGTGTGGTCCCTGCAAGGCAACGGCCCCGGTGATAGACGAACTTGCAGGCGTATATGACGGCAAAGTAGATTTCTATAAGGTTGATGTTGACAAACAGGAAGAACTTGCAGCCCTCTTCGGTGTACGTAGTATTCCAACGCTTCTCTTTGTGCCAAAGACCGGGAAACCCAACATGCAGGTGGGTGCAATGAACCGCCAACAGTTGGAAGATGCAATTAAAAGCACATTGCTCAAATAA
- a CDS encoding MarR family transcriptional regulator: MDRECICKIRDIYRNIAAFEAQLQRQLHLNMNDAMLLCIVAEHENISSGELADELQLTPSNASKVIASLENRNLIKRKTCKEDKRCMRFAITKDGKELLEHFTCDSLQLPEQLQSLTI; the protein is encoded by the coding sequence ATGGACAGGGAATGTATTTGTAAAATCAGAGACATTTACCGTAATATAGCTGCTTTTGAAGCTCAACTTCAAAGGCAGCTACACTTGAATATGAATGATGCCATGCTGCTATGTATCGTTGCAGAGCATGAGAACATCAGTTCGGGAGAGCTTGCCGACGAGCTGCAACTCACGCCGTCAAACGCATCAAAGGTGATTGCCTCTTTGGAAAACCGAAATCTTATCAAGCGAAAGACATGTAAAGAAGACAAGCGTTGCATGCGCTTTGCTATCACCAAGGATGGAAAAGAGCTGTTGGAACACTTCACATGCGACTCACTTCAACTGCCCGAACAGCTGCAAAGTCTGACAATATAA
- a CDS encoding SGNH/GDSL hydrolase family protein, which produces MKNSKCKVVIFLFILQLLPFIDVAGYAEMRAGTNSTAKESILYDRKLNDRKAIPELLLNNAGAYRKDGLDIVQKDSIVKLNLFYALAERVVRYRVSFSADATALFRSSLSDFGVYVDVPHQRVSIATNPATEMQVPFLQGNREYLIEIYHIYQQAKVCITDLKTKKRAELSAVNDGTGGCGAGTLQKGFSVGMQWDHYCFGLVSGTSFLVKRITVCALKSRVKVLLYGDSITQPEGYFPTKTFSDSWTQLVIARLNGNAMSSGRGGGNISMLSEYIRNELPHIKAKYVMVTIGTNGGNTEENLTALVDYIRSQGAIPILNNIPCNESGTQVSNNVIIERVRSKEGIKGCRFDLPTSLAGDGKEVDKSLMFWEDYTGSYGWQIYHHPNEKGGRRMFEQTLTDIPEIYQ; this is translated from the coding sequence ATGAAAAATAGTAAATGTAAAGTTGTCATCTTTTTGTTTATTCTGCAACTTCTCCCATTCATAGATGTTGCGGGATACGCAGAAATGCGAGCCGGTACCAATAGCACAGCAAAAGAGAGCATCCTGTATGATCGGAAGCTTAACGATAGGAAGGCAATCCCGGAGTTATTGCTCAACAATGCCGGTGCCTATCGAAAAGATGGGCTTGATATCGTGCAAAAAGATAGCATCGTGAAGCTGAACCTATTTTATGCCTTGGCAGAGCGCGTGGTAAGGTATCGCGTCTCATTCTCGGCTGATGCTACGGCACTCTTCAGAAGCAGCCTCAGTGATTTCGGTGTCTATGTGGATGTTCCACATCAGCGGGTCTCTATTGCAACAAATCCTGCCACAGAGATGCAGGTCCCTTTCTTGCAAGGGAACAGAGAATATCTGATAGAGATTTACCATATCTACCAGCAGGCAAAGGTGTGTATCACCGATTTGAAGACAAAAAAGCGTGCAGAGCTAAGTGCTGTCAATGACGGAACGGGTGGCTGTGGCGCAGGAACATTGCAAAAAGGATTCTCTGTCGGAATGCAATGGGACCATTATTGTTTCGGTTTGGTAAGTGGGACATCGTTCTTGGTGAAACGTATCACCGTTTGTGCGTTGAAGAGTAGGGTAAAGGTGTTGCTCTATGGGGATTCCATCACGCAGCCCGAAGGCTATTTCCCCACAAAGACCTTTTCTGACTCATGGACACAATTGGTCATAGCGAGATTGAATGGAAATGCTATGTCGAGTGGACGTGGTGGAGGCAACATCTCAATGCTGTCAGAGTATATTAGGAATGAGCTTCCTCACATCAAAGCAAAGTACGTGATGGTGACAATCGGAACCAATGGAGGGAATACGGAAGAGAACCTGACCGCATTGGTAGACTATATCCGAAGTCAGGGAGCAATCCCCATACTCAACAATATTCCTTGTAACGAAAGTGGGACACAGGTAAGTAATAATGTCATCATTGAGAGAGTACGCAGCAAGGAAGGGATTAAAGGTTGTAGATTTGATTTGCCAACATCGTTAGCTGGTGATGGTAAGGAAGTCGACAAGTCGTTGATGTTCTGGGAAGACTATACCGGCAGTTATGGCTGGCAGATATATCATCACCCTAATGAGAAAGGTGGCCGCAGAATGTTTGAGCAGACACTTACGGATATTCCTGAGATTTATCAATAA
- a CDS encoding porin family protein, with amino-acid sequence MKKLLFTLTLMLISVGAFAQAKTIELGARLNYATEQPHLGFGAIARYNIDNHFRPEFTANFYPKSDNKVSAWDVNMNLHYLFHITNRFKVYPLGGMTIVGADYDGPGASVSSTKAGLNLGGGVQLNIAPNLHFNAETYYQFVSDIDRGVMDVSLVYVF; translated from the coding sequence ATGAAGAAACTATTATTCACGTTGACGCTCATGCTAATAAGCGTTGGAGCGTTTGCCCAAGCCAAGACTATTGAGCTGGGTGCAAGGTTGAATTACGCCACCGAACAGCCTCACTTGGGCTTCGGAGCAATTGCACGATACAACATCGACAATCATTTCAGACCGGAGTTCACTGCTAATTTCTATCCGAAGAGCGACAACAAAGTCAGTGCATGGGATGTAAACATGAACTTACATTACCTCTTTCACATCACCAATCGGTTCAAAGTATATCCTCTCGGCGGTATGACTATCGTCGGAGCTGACTATGACGGCCCCGGCGCGAGCGTCAGTTCAACCAAAGCCGGCCTTAATCTTGGAGGCGGTGTACAGTTAAATATCGCCCCCAACCTGCATTTCAATGCTGAAACCTACTATCAGTTTGTTTCTGATATTGACCGTGGTGTGATGGATGTCAGCTTGGTTTACGTGTTCTAA
- a CDS encoding porin family protein, translating into MKIKRRSIFLVMLAFNLAATAQQRTVQNRPYTDLRPFHFGISVGTHAQDLEFVNRGEQTVVAEDGTSSKQTITTDQDRWDMGFNVGVLGEMRLSEHFQLRVAPTMYFGSRHIVLLNHSVVGPNGSLMEQRQNLKSVYIATPIDLIFAAPRFNNHRPYIMAGLTPAINLSGKSNDFVKLKRYDAFAEVGLGCDFYLPFFKIRPELKFMYSLLNSLDTKHIERMEDKAMLPYARSVSETHSKMIVLTFYFE; encoded by the coding sequence ATGAAGATAAAAAGACGGAGTATATTCCTCGTGATGTTGGCCTTTAACTTGGCTGCCACAGCACAGCAACGGACGGTGCAGAACCGCCCGTATACAGACTTACGGCCCTTTCATTTCGGTATTTCTGTGGGCACACATGCCCAGGATCTGGAGTTTGTTAATCGGGGAGAGCAGACGGTTGTGGCCGAAGACGGCACATCAAGCAAGCAGACCATAACCACTGACCAAGACCGTTGGGACATGGGGTTCAACGTGGGGGTGCTCGGTGAGATGCGTCTTTCGGAGCATTTTCAACTGCGTGTTGCACCGACCATGTATTTCGGTTCACGCCATATTGTGTTGCTGAACCATAGTGTGGTGGGGCCAAATGGCAGTCTGATGGAGCAGCGGCAGAACTTGAAGTCGGTATATATTGCGACACCAATTGATTTGATTTTTGCAGCACCTCGCTTCAACAACCACCGTCCTTACATCATGGCGGGACTGACTCCAGCCATTAATCTTAGTGGAAAAAGCAATGATTTTGTGAAACTGAAACGTTATGATGCGTTTGCAGAAGTAGGACTTGGTTGTGATTTCTACCTGCCGTTTTTCAAGATAAGACCAGAGTTGAAGTTTATGTATAGCCTTCTAAACAGTCTTGATACAAAGCATATCGAGCGTATGGAAGATAAAGCTATGCTTCCATACGCCCGTTCTGTGAGTGAAACGCATTCTAAAATGATTGTTCTTACTTTCTACTTCGAGTAA
- a CDS encoding sugar phosphate isomerase/epimerase family protein, with translation MYKYSVILGNLGNTCDRFCKGYKDNPSTEEMLAEAVKIPYVEGIELVGTWDIRPDNVKDMKQRMQDYGKTCVSIIPDVFTDKIYSKGTITNNDPAIRRKALDYLRKIGEIALEMDCKLVNMWMAQDGYDYLLSTDYDQKRDWLCEGTAALAKEFPTLKFALEYKPKEPRNFSFHARMADSLLAAQETGCDNVGICIDTGHSFYAGENTAEAVVLAKRAGNKLFHMHFNDNHGSWDDDMIVASVHSTIYIDLLFHLKKTGYQGWLSMDQYPYREHATDAIAESVLWVRRFEEIVESNFTEIENLIRKDDAVETSRFMRKALFGK, from the coding sequence ATGTACAAGTATTCTGTAATTTTAGGTAATTTAGGCAACACGTGTGATCGTTTCTGCAAGGGATATAAAGACAATCCCAGCACGGAAGAGATGCTTGCCGAAGCAGTGAAGATTCCTTATGTAGAAGGTATCGAGTTGGTGGGAACATGGGACATCAGGCCTGATAACGTGAAAGACATGAAGCAACGTATGCAGGATTACGGGAAGACATGTGTTTCTATTATTCCTGATGTATTCACTGACAAGATTTATAGCAAGGGAACCATTACGAACAACGACCCAGCCATTCGTCGCAAAGCCCTTGACTACCTGCGCAAAATTGGTGAAATTGCCCTTGAAATGGATTGCAAATTGGTGAACATGTGGATGGCACAAGACGGCTACGACTATTTGCTTTCTACCGATTATGACCAGAAACGTGACTGGCTCTGCGAGGGAACGGCTGCGTTGGCAAAGGAATTCCCGACATTGAAGTTCGCTTTGGAGTATAAACCCAAGGAACCTCGTAACTTCTCTTTCCACGCCCGCATGGCAGATTCTCTTCTTGCAGCCCAAGAGACGGGGTGCGACAACGTCGGTATCTGCATTGACACCGGGCATAGTTTCTATGCCGGCGAGAACACAGCTGAGGCTGTCGTGCTCGCGAAACGTGCAGGCAACAAACTTTTCCATATGCATTTCAACGATAACCATGGTAGCTGGGATGATGACATGATTGTAGCTTCGGTTCATAGTACGATTTATATTGACTTATTGTTCCATTTGAAGAAGACGGGCTATCAAGGCTGGCTATCGATGGACCAGTATCCTTACCGCGAGCATGCCACCGATGCCATTGCTGAAAGTGTGCTGTGGGTACGTCGTTTTGAGGAAATCGTAGAAAGCAATTTTACCGAAATAGAAAATCTTATCCGAAAGGACGACGCCGTAGAGACGTCAAGATTCATGCGTAAAGCATTGTTTGGGAAATAG
- a CDS encoding C69 family dipeptidase, with protein MNMKKEKNIRETTLSSECTTIIVGDQMSTDGSRYLCRSSDFDAMMAINYEFHENTTDGPTEFVAKDSGFRCPLPKTALGYTALPDYQFPGEWGSAGFNTVGVGMSSTETIFSSQKALEYDPYVKDGLAENCTYNIVLPYIHTAREGVERLGKLIEEYGSAEGFGIGFIDDNEIWYLENACGHHWLACKMPRDQYFVTGNQSRFRDFDPNDKENYLASDDLISFAEKNGLYDPKQGKFDFHEAYSHDCKDADRDDFTYNYPRVWGIQKLLSPSVKNDVSRNTFPVFAKADEKISLQTLRKAFRFHYDGTAHDPYLHNNGKEPYRPVSIFRTTQTHIIQVRPNLPQSIGHITYVALGMADLGVFLPLYQGVKRVPEAYTRGRGKADHESAYWKFRKVMTLGMVNYNAYAPIIKDRYAQLEIENDRLQHDFEAQYLVVYKDNPQRANTMLQQFSDRLLHRALDVADHLLNELFTQMTFDTQNEYLFHGA; from the coding sequence ATGAACATGAAGAAAGAAAAGAATATCAGGGAAACAACGTTGTCATCAGAGTGTACAACCATCATTGTCGGCGACCAGATGAGCACTGACGGCTCACGTTATCTGTGCCGTTCGAGCGATTTTGATGCGATGATGGCTATCAACTATGAGTTTCATGAAAACACAACTGACGGGCCAACTGAGTTTGTAGCCAAGGACAGTGGCTTCAGATGCCCACTTCCCAAGACTGCTCTGGGCTATACAGCTCTGCCGGATTACCAGTTCCCGGGCGAATGGGGAAGTGCCGGTTTCAATACAGTTGGCGTGGGAATGAGTTCGACAGAGACTATCTTCAGCAGCCAAAAGGCACTTGAATACGACCCTTATGTGAAAGATGGACTGGCAGAAAACTGCACGTATAACATCGTCTTGCCTTACATTCACACAGCACGTGAAGGTGTGGAACGCCTTGGGAAACTGATTGAAGAATATGGTTCGGCCGAAGGTTTCGGTATCGGTTTCATTGATGATAACGAGATTTGGTATCTTGAAAACGCATGCGGTCATCACTGGCTTGCTTGCAAAATGCCTCGCGACCAATATTTCGTTACAGGCAATCAAAGCCGTTTCCGCGACTTTGATCCCAACGACAAAGAAAACTATTTGGCTTCAGATGACTTGATTTCCTTTGCTGAAAAGAACGGACTTTACGACCCGAAGCAAGGCAAGTTCGATTTCCATGAAGCCTATTCACACGACTGTAAGGATGCCGATCGTGATGATTTCACGTATAACTACCCCCGTGTGTGGGGCATTCAGAAGCTGCTTTCGCCCTCTGTCAAGAACGATGTGAGCCGCAATACGTTCCCCGTTTTCGCCAAAGCTGACGAGAAAATAAGTCTTCAAACATTGCGTAAAGCTTTCCGCTTTCACTATGATGGCACCGCACACGACCCCTACTTGCACAACAACGGCAAGGAACCTTATCGTCCGGTTTCTATCTTCCGCACGACACAGACACACATCATTCAAGTGCGTCCAAACCTTCCACAGAGCATCGGACACATCACTTATGTGGCTCTCGGCATGGCAGATTTAGGCGTATTTCTACCGCTCTATCAAGGCGTAAAGCGTGTTCCTGAAGCCTATACCCGCGGTAGAGGGAAAGCAGATCATGAGTCGGCATACTGGAAGTTCCGTAAGGTGATGACCTTAGGAATGGTCAATTACAATGCTTATGCACCAATCATCAAAGACCGTTATGCACAGTTGGAGATTGAAAATGACCGTTTGCAACATGATTTCGAAGCCCAGTATCTCGTTGTTTACAAAGACAATCCACAGCGAGCTAACACGATGTTGCAGCAATTCTCAGACCGATTGCTTCATCGCGCGCTTGATGTGGCCGACCATCTGCTCAATGAACTATTCACTCAAATGACTTTCGACACACAGAATGAATACCTGTTTCACGGAGCATAG